A region of Streptomyces sp. NBC_01788 DNA encodes the following proteins:
- a CDS encoding NAD(P)/FAD-dependent oxidoreductase, which produces MPAPHDPAPTTAIDAPGGCGPRAAEDVPGGRAPASRRRRTVRARRGRDRRARVLLPAPGAPQITGPAPATAVVGGGVAGLAAATALAERGVRVTLYEREPVLGGRLAGWPTTLRDGTTVTMGRGFHAFFRQYYNLRGLLRRTDPGLERLNGLPDYPLWHRSGMRDGFRHVPRTPPWSALGFAALSPSFPPRDLTRMRPAAALPLLDVRVPDVYDHLDHVSAHDLLESIRFPEAARHLAFEVFSRSFFADPRKLSAAEMVLMFHIYFLGSAEGLLFDVPAEPFPAALWDPLARYLRLHGAELRTSAPVHSVVPAPHGGFTVTLPDGPRHHDAVVLALDVAGLRRLVADSARLGDPAWRAGIGRLSTAPPFLVSRLWLDRPVARDRPGFLGTSGYGTLDNVSVLERWEGEAARWAARTGGSVVELHAYALPEDADPDIQRERLVRQLRQVYPETRAARVVDERHEWRADCPLFPVGGYRDRPTVRTADPYLVLAGDTVRTDLPVALMERAATSGFLAANALLERWGVRGQTLWTVPDQGRSRVLRGLARLAHRV; this is translated from the coding sequence ATGCCCGCGCCGCACGACCCCGCCCCGACCACTGCGATCGACGCCCCCGGTGGTTGCGGCCCGCGCGCCGCGGAAGATGTCCCCGGCGGCCGCGCGCCGGCCTCGCGGCGGAGGCGGACGGTCCGTGCCCGCCGTGGCCGGGACCGGCGCGCCCGGGTACTGCTGCCGGCCCCGGGCGCGCCGCAGATCACCGGGCCGGCCCCCGCGACGGCTGTCGTCGGGGGCGGTGTCGCCGGCCTGGCCGCGGCGACCGCGCTGGCGGAGCGCGGAGTGCGGGTCACCCTGTACGAGCGCGAACCGGTCCTCGGCGGACGCCTCGCGGGGTGGCCCACCACGCTGCGGGACGGTACGACCGTGACGATGGGCAGGGGGTTCCACGCCTTCTTCCGCCAGTACTACAACCTGCGCGGGCTGCTGCGCCGGACCGATCCGGGTCTGGAACGGCTGAACGGCCTGCCGGACTACCCCCTGTGGCACCGGTCCGGGATGCGCGACGGCTTCCGGCACGTGCCGCGGACCCCGCCCTGGAGCGCCCTCGGCTTCGCGGCCCTGAGCCCGTCCTTCCCGCCGCGCGACCTGACCCGGATGCGCCCGGCCGCCGCGCTGCCACTGCTCGACGTGCGCGTACCCGACGTGTACGACCACCTCGACCACGTCAGCGCCCACGACCTCCTGGAGTCGATCCGCTTCCCCGAGGCCGCGCGTCACCTCGCCTTCGAGGTCTTCTCCCGGAGCTTCTTCGCCGACCCGCGAAAGCTGTCGGCCGCCGAGATGGTCCTCATGTTCCACATCTACTTCCTGGGATCCGCGGAGGGACTCCTCTTCGACGTCCCGGCCGAGCCGTTTCCGGCAGCACTGTGGGACCCCCTGGCCCGCTACCTGCGGCTGCACGGCGCCGAACTGCGCACGTCGGCACCCGTGCACAGCGTCGTACCGGCTCCGCACGGCGGATTCACAGTGACCCTGCCGGACGGGCCGCGCCACCACGACGCCGTGGTGCTGGCCCTCGACGTCGCGGGGCTGCGGCGCCTGGTGGCGGACTCCGCGCGGCTCGGCGACCCCGCGTGGCGCGCGGGAATCGGCCGCCTGAGCACCGCGCCGCCCTTCCTGGTCTCCCGCCTCTGGCTGGACCGCCCGGTGGCCCGCGACCGTCCGGGCTTCCTGGGTACGAGCGGATACGGCACGCTCGACAATGTCAGTGTGCTGGAGCGCTGGGAGGGCGAGGCCGCCCGCTGGGCCGCGCGCACCGGCGGATCCGTGGTCGAACTGCACGCCTACGCCTTGCCCGAGGACGCCGACCCGGACATCCAACGGGAGCGTCTCGTACGGCAGTTGCGCCAGGTGTACCCCGAGACGCGCGCTGCGCGCGTCGTGGACGAACGGCACGAGTGGCGGGCGGACTGCCCGCTGTTCCCGGTGGGCGGATACCGTGACCGGCCCACCGTGCGCACGGCCGACCCGTACCTGGTGCTCGCCGGCGACACAGTTCGTACGGATCTGCCGGTCGCGCTCATGGAACGGGCCGCCACCAGCGGCTTCCTGGCCGCCAACGCCCTGCTGGAGCGCTGGGGGGTGCGCGGGCAGACGCTGTGGACGGTGCCGGACCAGGGGCGCAGCCGCGTGCTGCGCGGGCTCGCCCGGCTGGCGCACAGGGTGTGA
- a CDS encoding STAS domain-containing protein: protein MAETEGPAVPERLLITRTTADDGSCVVALAGEVDLDGSSHLRDALLSCPGTAPGTVVDLGDVTFMDSSGINALITAHQAAQAGGTRLRLAAPQEAVLRVLQLVGVDTLIPCYPTLEAALASR from the coding sequence GTGGCAGAGACCGAGGGACCGGCGGTGCCCGAGCGCCTGCTGATCACCCGTACCACGGCCGACGACGGCAGCTGTGTCGTGGCCCTCGCCGGAGAGGTCGACCTCGACGGCAGCTCACATCTGCGCGACGCGCTGCTGTCCTGTCCCGGGACCGCGCCCGGCACGGTGGTCGACCTCGGTGACGTGACCTTCATGGACTCCAGCGGAATCAACGCCCTCATCACCGCCCACCAGGCCGCGCAGGCGGGCGGCACCCGGCTGCGTCTGGCCGCACCGCAGGAGGCGGTGCTGCGGGTGCTCCAACTCGTCGGCGTGGACACGCTCATACCCTGCTACCCCACCCTGGAGGCGGCCCTGGCCTCCCGCTGA
- a CDS encoding DoxX family protein translates to MSLLRVAGRPLLASMFVVGGMASFRSPEEVAPIAEPVVRPITERVAVLPDRTEQVVRLSGGVQVVAGVLLGLGWFPRLSAAALAGTLVPTTLAGHRFWEAEDDASRAQQRIHFLKNLSMLGGLLIAADDTGSAPSLLWRGRHTAHELQREARLVRRSVRATARPAAAVGGLRAKLPARNGG, encoded by the coding sequence ATGAGTCTGCTGCGCGTGGCCGGTCGGCCTCTGCTCGCCTCCATGTTCGTCGTCGGAGGCATGGCCTCCTTCCGCAGTCCCGAGGAGGTGGCGCCGATCGCCGAACCCGTCGTACGGCCGATCACCGAGCGGGTGGCGGTGCTGCCGGACCGTACCGAGCAGGTCGTACGGCTCAGCGGCGGCGTCCAGGTCGTGGCGGGCGTGCTCCTTGGCCTGGGGTGGTTCCCGCGGCTGTCGGCCGCGGCCCTGGCCGGGACCCTCGTGCCCACCACCCTGGCCGGACACCGCTTCTGGGAGGCGGAGGACGACGCGAGCCGCGCCCAGCAGCGCATCCACTTCCTGAAGAACCTGTCCATGCTGGGCGGCCTGCTGATCGCGGCCGACGACACCGGCAGCGCGCCGTCCCTGCTGTGGCGCGGTCGTCACACGGCCCACGAGCTGCAGCGCGAGGCCCGTCTGGTGCGCCGTTCGGTGCGGGCGACGGCACGCCCGGCCGCCGCGGTAGGCGGCCTGCGCGCCAAGCTGCCCGCCCGCAACGGCGGATGA
- a CDS encoding MarR family winged helix-turn-helix transcriptional regulator codes for MTVARITRRLRQAHAVGDVSLSGMSVLARLAADGPDSPGALAELERVRPQAMAATLAALEQRGLVLRSPHPVDRRRCVVAVTAAGRDMLAARHTESVGRLADAIEELTPREQRTLAAALPLLDRLAEGL; via the coding sequence GTGACCGTCGCACGGATCACGCGGCGGCTGCGACAGGCGCACGCGGTGGGTGACGTGTCGCTGTCCGGCATGTCCGTGCTGGCGCGGCTCGCCGCCGACGGCCCGGACTCGCCCGGCGCACTGGCCGAACTGGAACGCGTCAGGCCGCAGGCGATGGCGGCGACCCTCGCCGCACTCGAACAGCGCGGCCTGGTCCTGCGCTCCCCGCACCCCGTCGACAGGCGCCGCTGCGTGGTGGCCGTCACCGCCGCCGGGCGCGACATGCTGGCCGCGCGGCACACCGAGTCCGTCGGCCGGCTCGCCGACGCCATCGAAGAACTCACCCCACGGGAACAGCGCACGCTCGCCGCCGCGCTGCCCCTGCTCGACCGGCTGGCGGAAGGGCTGTGA
- a CDS encoding SigB/SigF/SigG family RNA polymerase sigma factor, translated as MAVTTEAKATRARTKLPEVADPSKVAPTDARALSRLFFERLTTLEEGTPEHQYARNTLIEMNMSLVRYAAGRFRSRGPQEMEDIVQVGMIGLIKAIDRFELAREVEFTSFAVPYIVGEIKRFFRDTSWAVHVPRRLQEARVELAKATEELGSRLGRKPTTTELAELMNLPEQEVVDAMVASNGYTSASLDAAVSGSEEGENVLADFIGAEDTGMELVEDLHSLAPLLAELDERDRLIIHMRFVEELTQAQIGERLGISQMHVSRLLNRLLGRLRQGLLSTR; from the coding sequence ATGGCGGTGACCACAGAGGCGAAGGCGACTCGGGCTCGTACGAAGCTGCCGGAGGTGGCCGACCCCTCAAAGGTCGCGCCCACCGACGCGCGAGCCCTGTCACGGCTGTTCTTCGAACGGCTGACGACGCTGGAGGAGGGCACACCCGAGCACCAGTACGCGCGCAACACGCTGATCGAGATGAACATGTCCCTGGTCCGCTACGCGGCCGGCCGCTTCCGCAGCCGGGGCCCGCAGGAGATGGAGGACATCGTCCAGGTCGGCATGATCGGTCTGATCAAGGCGATCGACCGGTTCGAACTGGCCCGCGAGGTGGAGTTCACGTCCTTCGCCGTGCCGTACATCGTCGGTGAGATCAAGCGCTTCTTCCGCGACACCTCCTGGGCCGTGCACGTCCCGCGCCGGTTGCAGGAGGCCCGCGTCGAGCTGGCCAAGGCGACCGAGGAGCTCGGCAGCCGGCTGGGCCGCAAGCCCACGACCACCGAGCTCGCGGAGCTGATGAACCTGCCCGAGCAGGAGGTCGTCGACGCGATGGTGGCGTCCAACGGCTACACCTCCGCCTCCCTGGACGCCGCCGTCAGCGGCAGCGAGGAGGGCGAGAACGTCCTCGCCGACTTCATCGGCGCCGAGGACACCGGCATGGAGCTCGTGGAGGATCTCCACAGCCTGGCTCCGCTGCTCGCCGAACTCGACGAGCGGGACCGGCTGATCATCCACATGCGGTTCGTCGAGGAACTCACCCAGGCACAGATCGGGGAGCGTCTGGGCATCTCCCAGATGCATGTCTCCCGCCTGCTCAACCGGCTGCTGGGGCGGCTGCGGCAGGGGCTGCTGAGCACCCGCTGA
- a CDS encoding MFS transporter, with product MNPRTPAAVGPHYKWVALSNTTLGVLIAAMDASIVIISLPTIFRGIGLDPLAPSNISYLLWMILGYLLVSAVLVVVLGRLGDMFGRVRIYNLGFLVFACASVALSLDPFRGGAGALWLILWRVVQAFGGSMLTANSAAILTDAFPARQRGTALGINQITALAGQFLGLLAGGLLATVDWRAVFWVSVPISVAGTIWSYLSLRETAPGRRGRMDWPGNLTFAAGAGILLAAITYGIQPYGGDATGWGNPWVLAGLVGGCCLLLLFCFVETLPQALGVARTGGTPIAEPMFHLALFRVRAFAAGNVAVLLTAIARGGLQFMLIIWLQGIWLPLHGYDFEDTPLWAGIFMLPLTMGFLLAGPVSGHLSDRFGARLFSTTGLLLVAGSFIGLLALPVDFAYGPFAALLLISGFGQGMFSAPNTSSIMGSVPPEHRGVASGMRSTFQNSGTALSIGVFFSLMISGLASSLPSALSDGLRAHGVPAATAQHAASLPPVSTLFATFLGDNPVQHLLGPSGTLDRLSGAQRQALTGHTFFPELVSGPFHHGLTIVFGVAATMALVSAVASALRGGHRLPVEGARRPDPLSGNTPAGPSLDEQGSR from the coding sequence GTGAACCCCCGTACCCCCGCCGCCGTGGGCCCCCACTACAAGTGGGTCGCCCTGTCGAACACCACGCTCGGCGTGCTGATCGCCGCGATGGACGCCTCCATCGTGATCATCTCGCTGCCGACGATCTTCCGCGGCATCGGGCTCGACCCGCTCGCGCCCAGCAACATCAGCTATCTGCTGTGGATGATCCTGGGCTATCTGCTGGTCTCGGCGGTGCTCGTGGTCGTACTCGGCCGGCTCGGCGACATGTTCGGCCGGGTGCGCATCTACAACCTCGGGTTCCTGGTCTTCGCCTGCGCCTCCGTGGCGCTGTCCCTCGACCCGTTCAGAGGCGGAGCGGGCGCGCTGTGGCTGATCCTTTGGCGGGTGGTGCAGGCCTTCGGCGGCTCCATGCTCACCGCCAACTCGGCCGCCATCCTCACCGACGCCTTCCCCGCCCGGCAGCGCGGGACGGCCCTGGGCATCAACCAGATCACCGCGCTGGCCGGCCAGTTCCTCGGCCTGCTCGCGGGCGGGCTGCTCGCCACCGTCGACTGGCGTGCCGTGTTCTGGGTGAGCGTCCCGATCAGCGTGGCCGGCACCATCTGGTCGTACCTGAGCCTGCGGGAGACGGCGCCGGGGCGGCGCGGCCGCATGGACTGGCCGGGCAACCTCACCTTCGCCGCGGGCGCCGGAATCCTGCTCGCCGCGATCACCTACGGCATCCAGCCCTACGGCGGGGACGCCACCGGCTGGGGCAACCCCTGGGTGCTCGCCGGACTGGTGGGCGGCTGCTGCCTGCTGCTCCTGTTCTGCTTCGTCGAGACGCTCCCCCAAGCTCTCGGCGTCGCTCGAACAGGGGGGACCCCCATCGCCGAGCCCATGTTCCACCTCGCGTTGTTCCGGGTGCGGGCGTTCGCCGCGGGCAACGTGGCCGTCCTGCTGACCGCGATCGCGCGCGGCGGGCTCCAGTTCATGCTCATCATCTGGCTCCAGGGCATCTGGCTGCCCCTGCACGGCTACGACTTCGAGGACACCCCGCTGTGGGCGGGCATCTTCATGCTCCCGCTGACGATGGGGTTCCTGCTCGCCGGTCCCGTCTCCGGCCATCTCTCCGACCGGTTCGGCGCCCGGCTGTTCTCCACGACCGGCCTGCTGCTGGTGGCGGGGTCCTTCATCGGCCTGCTGGCCCTGCCGGTGGACTTCGCCTACGGGCCGTTCGCGGCGCTGCTGCTGATCAGCGGGTTCGGCCAGGGCATGTTCTCGGCGCCCAACACCTCGTCGATCATGGGAAGCGTGCCTCCGGAGCACCGGGGTGTGGCCTCGGGCATGCGCTCCACCTTCCAGAACTCGGGCACCGCCCTGTCCATCGGCGTGTTCTTCTCACTGATGATCTCGGGGCTCGCGTCCTCCCTGCCGTCGGCGCTGAGCGACGGGCTGCGGGCGCACGGCGTGCCGGCGGCCACGGCACAGCACGCCGCCTCGCTGCCGCCGGTGAGCACGCTGTTCGCCACGTTCCTGGGCGACAACCCCGTACAGCACCTGCTGGGACCCAGCGGAACGCTGGACCGGCTGTCCGGGGCGCAGCGGCAGGCGCTGACCGGGCACACGTTCTTCCCCGAGCTGGTCTCCGGGCCGTTCCACCACGGTCTGACCATCGTGTTCGGCGTGGCTGCCACGATGGCCCTGGTCTCCGCGGTCGCCTCGGCGCTGCGCGGCGGTCACCGGCTGCCCGTGGAGGGGGCCCGGCGGCCTGATCCGCTGTCCGGGAATACGCCCGCGGGACCCTCGCTCGACGAGCAGGGGTCCCGCTGA
- a CDS encoding CHAD domain-containing protein codes for MAQSKEKALRDKGAGRTGTQSEVARALTGTGSPPDFSPDPRPDPAPGSTGEHVLAYVRGLVATLTDLDPAVRCGRPDAVHRMRVACRRLRGCLRTWRSVLDRSVTDPVRADLRWLGGELGAERDHEVLAERLTAAVGELPGELVLGPVTARLRAWDVTRRAQARRRTLEALASPRYRTLLDSLHGLVAEPPLRAEAAAGKPRKVMAQALRKEDGRLHRRMERALSLPPGAERDAAIHHARKAAKRVRYAAEAARPALGKAAGRLRRRAKAVKKAGGDQHDAVVARDALRRLAVAAHAAGEPGFTWGVLHGQERAAAGVREQELSRMWGRPSQPGPRRKRGG; via the coding sequence ATGGCCCAGTCGAAGGAGAAGGCGCTGCGCGACAAGGGCGCCGGCCGGACCGGGACCCAGTCCGAGGTGGCCCGGGCCCTGACCGGGACGGGCTCGCCCCCGGACTTCTCCCCGGATCCTCGACCGGACCCCGCGCCGGGTTCGACCGGCGAGCACGTCCTCGCGTACGTGCGCGGCCTGGTCGCGACCCTGACCGACCTGGACCCCGCGGTACGGTGCGGCAGGCCCGACGCGGTGCACCGGATGCGGGTCGCCTGCCGCCGGCTGCGCGGCTGCCTGCGCACCTGGCGTTCCGTCCTGGACCGCTCGGTCACCGACCCCGTCCGCGCTGACCTGAGGTGGCTGGGCGGCGAGCTGGGGGCGGAACGCGATCACGAGGTGCTCGCCGAGCGGCTGACCGCGGCCGTGGGGGAACTGCCCGGCGAACTGGTCCTCGGCCCGGTCACCGCGCGACTGCGCGCGTGGGACGTGACACGTCGGGCGCAGGCACGCCGCCGCACACTCGAAGCGCTGGCCTCGCCCCGCTACCGGACCCTGCTCGACTCGCTGCACGGGCTGGTCGCCGAACCGCCGCTGCGAGCCGAGGCCGCCGCGGGCAAACCCCGCAAGGTCATGGCCCAGGCCCTGCGGAAGGAGGACGGCCGCCTGCACCGCCGTATGGAACGCGCGCTCAGCCTGCCACCCGGCGCCGAACGCGACGCGGCGATCCACCACGCCCGCAAGGCGGCCAAGCGAGTCCGCTACGCGGCCGAGGCGGCCCGCCCGGCCCTGGGCAAGGCCGCCGGGCGCCTGCGCCGACGGGCCAAGGCCGTGAAGAAGGCCGGGGGCGACCAACACGACGCGGTGGTGGCCAGGGACGCCCTGCGTCGTCTGGCCGTCGCGGCCCACGCGGCCGGCGAGCCCGGCTTCACCTGGGGAGTGCTGCACGGCCAGGAACGGGCGGCGGCCGGGGTGCGCGAACAGGAACTGTCGCGGATGTGGGGCCGCCCCTCGCAGCCGGGCCCGCGCCGTAAACGCGGCGGCTGA
- a CDS encoding CsbD family protein, with amino-acid sequence MAGDQKGKAKKEQMKGKAKETVGRTVGNESMTAEGRAEKAKGDARQAKEKTKDVFKD; translated from the coding sequence GTGGCTGGTGACCAGAAGGGCAAGGCCAAGAAGGAACAGATGAAGGGCAAGGCCAAGGAGACGGTCGGCCGCACGGTGGGCAACGAGAGCATGACCGCCGAGGGACGGGCCGAGAAGGCCAAGGGCGACGCCCGCCAGGCCAAGGAGAAGACGAAGGACGTCTTCAAGGACTGA
- a CDS encoding MFS transporter, whose product MNRDARAGARADDTAGRDPRRWKALWVTLATGFMSLLDVTIVAVALPSMQRDLTASPASVQWVVSGYALSFALALVPAGRLGDAVGRRRIFLWALAGFVICSAGAGAAPTITWLVVARIAQGACAGCLAPQNSALIQQMFRGAERGRAFGLLGATVGISSAVGPVTGGLILALAHGTQGWRWIFYVNVPIGALALLLGLRLLPRVARGRREHLDLPGVILLGAGVLGLMLPLVFADSGGVRRLWWLFVVGLVLLVAFARWERRVAARDGGPLLDPRLLTCTRGYAAGTALGTLYFVGFSGVWLVFALFFQDGLGYTPLASGLAVTPFAIGSAAAAVVAGRLVERFGRLLTVWGLVTVVLGLAATALILRSAPPDVMAWWAAPALFVGGVGSGCVISPNVTMALSDVPVRMAGAAGGALQTGQRLGGAVGTAALPGLFYMVLAENGKDYRAAVAFAVGCGLVALLGALALAVLDFRRYRHPRGRRGPRQVSAEHTGAGHG is encoded by the coding sequence GTGAACAGGGACGCGCGGGCGGGCGCGCGCGCCGACGATACGGCCGGACGCGACCCGAGGCGCTGGAAGGCCCTGTGGGTCACGCTCGCCACCGGGTTCATGAGCCTGCTCGATGTGACGATCGTGGCCGTGGCGCTGCCGTCGATGCAGCGGGACCTGACGGCCTCACCGGCCTCCGTGCAGTGGGTCGTCTCCGGCTACGCCCTGTCGTTCGCCCTCGCCCTGGTCCCGGCGGGCCGGCTGGGCGACGCGGTGGGACGGCGCAGGATCTTCCTGTGGGCCCTGGCCGGCTTCGTGATCTGCAGCGCCGGAGCGGGCGCCGCGCCCACGATCACCTGGCTCGTCGTGGCCCGGATCGCGCAGGGCGCCTGCGCGGGCTGCCTCGCCCCGCAGAACTCGGCGCTGATCCAGCAGATGTTCCGTGGTGCCGAACGCGGCCGCGCGTTCGGACTCCTCGGCGCCACGGTGGGCATCTCCAGCGCGGTGGGCCCCGTCACCGGAGGCCTGATCCTGGCGCTGGCCCACGGCACCCAGGGCTGGCGCTGGATCTTCTACGTCAACGTGCCGATCGGGGCGCTCGCGCTGCTGCTCGGCCTCCGCCTGCTGCCCCGCGTGGCGCGGGGCCGCCGGGAACACCTGGACCTGCCCGGCGTGATCCTGCTGGGCGCCGGGGTGCTGGGCCTGATGCTGCCCCTCGTGTTCGCCGACAGCGGGGGAGTGCGCCGCCTGTGGTGGCTGTTCGTGGTGGGCCTGGTGCTCCTGGTGGCCTTCGCCCGCTGGGAGCGGCGGGTCGCGGCGCGCGACGGCGGGCCGCTGCTGGATCCACGGCTCCTGACCTGCACCCGCGGCTACGCGGCCGGCACCGCGCTGGGCACGCTGTACTTCGTGGGGTTCAGCGGGGTGTGGCTGGTGTTCGCCCTGTTCTTCCAGGACGGCCTCGGTTACACGCCACTGGCCTCGGGTCTCGCGGTGACCCCGTTCGCGATCGGATCGGCGGCCGCCGCGGTGGTCGCGGGCCGGCTGGTGGAGCGGTTCGGACGGCTGCTGACCGTCTGGGGGCTGGTCACGGTCGTCCTCGGGCTCGCGGCCACCGCGCTGATCCTGCGGTCGGCTCCGCCGGACGTCATGGCGTGGTGGGCCGCGCCCGCCCTGTTCGTGGGCGGCGTGGGCAGCGGCTGCGTCATCTCCCCGAACGTGACGATGGCGTTGAGTGACGTACCGGTGCGGATGGCCGGGGCCGCGGGCGGCGCCCTGCAGACCGGACAGCGGCTCGGGGGAGCGGTGGGCACGGCCGCCCTGCCGGGCCTGTTCTACATGGTGCTCGCGGAGAACGGGAAGGACTACCGCGCGGCCGTGGCCTTCGCCGTCGGCTGCGGCCTGGTGGCCCTGCTGGGGGCTCTGGCGCTCGCCGTCCTCGACTTCCGCCGCTACCGGCACCCCCGCGGCCGGCGCGGTCCGCGCCAGGTCAGCGCCGAGCACACCGGTGCGGGCCACGGCTGA
- a CDS encoding hemerythrin domain-containing protein: MGHGGDVIQELTTDHREVEEIFAQMEALPMGNSRRKYLADQATIELVRHSVAEEMHLYPAVRHYVRDGDAIADREVQDHAEAEQTMKDLEGLGADDPRFDELVGRLMREIREHVTDEEQNLFPLLREATKPEELEQLGEKVRSAKKTAPTRPHPAAPDKPPLNKLLAPGAGLVDRIRDAVTGRGRTG; encoded by the coding sequence ATGGGACACGGCGGAGACGTCATTCAGGAACTGACCACGGACCACCGCGAAGTGGAGGAGATCTTCGCGCAGATGGAGGCCCTCCCCATGGGGAACTCGCGGCGCAAGTACCTGGCCGACCAGGCCACGATCGAACTGGTCCGCCATTCCGTGGCCGAGGAGATGCACCTGTACCCGGCGGTGCGTCACTACGTCCGGGACGGCGACGCGATCGCCGACCGCGAGGTCCAGGACCACGCCGAGGCCGAGCAGACGATGAAGGACCTGGAGGGCCTGGGCGCGGACGACCCCCGGTTCGACGAGCTCGTCGGCCGCCTGATGCGGGAGATCCGCGAGCACGTCACCGACGAGGAACAGAACCTCTTCCCGCTGCTGCGGGAGGCCACCAAGCCCGAGGAACTGGAACAGCTCGGTGAGAAGGTGCGCTCGGCGAAGAAGACCGCACCGACCCGGCCCCACCCCGCCGCTCCGGACAAGCCGCCACTGAACAAGCTCCTCGCGCCCGGCGCCGGACTGGTCGACCGGATCCGGGACGCCGTCACCGGACGCGGCAGGACCGGCTGA
- a CDS encoding N,N-dimethylformamidase beta subunit family domain-containing protein: protein MRPHHAQEHAEDRGHTGKDSAHGPARRRFLCLCAGAGLGAAAVACDHTSENRPSADTDSRRPEADRDRPGTRDWRIGSTGPPDAVTGYTDRISVTPGQECGLHVSTTASSFRLSAFRVGWYGGSHARLVWRSRPVRGQVQPAARMLSATRTVRADWPRTLAFSTEGWPEGAYLPRLDADNGHQRYVPLIVRSTHGVGRTVLLHAPATWQAYNRWGGSSLYNGASGAYATRSLAVSFDRPYDADGAEKFLVYEWAAVVLAERLGIPLAYTTGTDLHHDPGVLRGATALVCLGHDEYWTPEQRRHVAEARDAGTNVAFLGANTCFRRIRLEGNGVGAGRTVVCYKSSYRDDPCYPSRPALVTTDFRQAPGADPESSLTGVLYEGYPVDAPYVVHAADHWLFEGTGAHPGESFDHLVGVEYDRVIPGSPVPAPLEITAHSPLVCAGNRSHSDSAYCTVPSGAGVFATGTMRWVEALMAGTPEGGRDHGMDARTRAFVTRTTENLLRAFAEGPAARHRPAPRPDTRQVYGTPE from the coding sequence GTGAGGCCGCACCACGCACAGGAGCACGCGGAGGACAGGGGGCATACCGGGAAGGACTCCGCGCACGGCCCCGCCCGCAGGCGTTTCCTCTGTCTGTGCGCCGGGGCCGGACTGGGCGCGGCGGCCGTCGCCTGCGACCACACGTCCGAGAACCGGCCGTCCGCCGACACCGACAGCCGCCGCCCGGAGGCCGACCGGGACCGCCCGGGCACCCGGGACTGGCGGATCGGCTCCACGGGCCCGCCCGACGCGGTGACCGGATACACCGACCGCATCAGCGTCACCCCGGGCCAGGAGTGCGGCCTGCACGTGTCGACCACGGCGTCCTCCTTCCGCCTCTCGGCCTTCCGTGTCGGCTGGTACGGCGGCAGCCACGCCCGCCTCGTCTGGCGTTCCCGCCCCGTGCGCGGACAGGTGCAGCCCGCCGCCCGGATGCTGTCGGCGACCCGTACCGTACGCGCCGACTGGCCCCGCACCCTGGCCTTCAGTACCGAGGGCTGGCCCGAAGGCGCCTACCTGCCGCGCCTCGACGCCGACAACGGCCATCAGCGGTACGTCCCGCTGATCGTGCGCTCCACGCACGGCGTCGGCCGCACCGTACTCCTGCACGCCCCGGCGACCTGGCAGGCGTACAACAGGTGGGGCGGCTCCAGCCTGTACAACGGCGCCTCCGGCGCGTACGCGACCCGCTCCCTCGCCGTCAGCTTCGACCGGCCCTACGACGCCGACGGCGCCGAGAAGTTCCTGGTGTACGAGTGGGCGGCCGTGGTCCTCGCCGAACGCCTCGGCATACCCCTGGCGTACACCACCGGCACCGACCTGCACCACGACCCCGGCGTGCTGCGCGGTGCCACCGCGCTCGTCTGCCTGGGCCACGACGAATACTGGACGCCCGAGCAGCGCCGGCACGTCGCCGAGGCCCGCGACGCGGGCACCAACGTGGCCTTCCTCGGCGCCAACACCTGCTTCCGCCGGATCCGCCTGGAAGGGAACGGCGTGGGGGCCGGGCGCACCGTCGTCTGCTACAAGTCCTCCTACCGGGACGACCCCTGCTACCCGTCCCGCCCCGCCCTCGTCACCACCGACTTCCGGCAGGCCCCGGGCGCCGACCCCGAGTCGTCCCTCACCGGGGTCCTCTACGAGGGCTACCCGGTGGACGCCCCGTACGTCGTGCACGCCGCGGACCACTGGCTGTTCGAGGGAACGGGAGCGCACCCCGGCGAGAGCTTCGACCACCTGGTCGGAGTGGAGTACGACCGGGTCATCCCCGGCTCGCCCGTCCCCGCACCGCTGGAGATCACCGCGCACTCGCCACTGGTGTGCGCCGGCAACCGCAGCCACAGTGACTCGGCTTACTGCACGGTGCCGAGCGGGGCGGGCGTCTTCGCCACCGGCACCATGCGCTGGGTGGAGGCACTGATGGCCGGCACCCCCGAGGGTGGCCGCGACCACGGCATGGACGCCCGCACCCGGGCCTTCGTCACCCGCACCACGGAGAACCTGCTGCGTGCCTTCGCCGAGGGCCCCGCGGCCCGGCACCGGCCGGCCCCCCGCCCCGACACGCGCCAGGTGTACGGCACGCCGGAGTGA